A stretch of Streptomyces vietnamensis DNA encodes these proteins:
- a CDS encoding Imm1 family immunity protein — protein sequence MTSLDAYYRKEHARDPVIIASPEAVDRLIDDLMSGPADHNLAQLHSLDRPLLPSGFPDHEVMVGVSRDRNAGIIAFMDGDVGNIFTAGMPGSEPVTAYFLAGHPMEYPENCEVPIALVREALKEFLLTGGNVPACVEWKTSDLW from the coding sequence ATGACGAGCCTTGACGCGTACTATCGGAAAGAGCATGCGCGGGATCCGGTGATCATCGCATCTCCGGAGGCCGTTGACAGGCTGATCGACGACTTGATGTCGGGGCCGGCGGACCACAACCTCGCGCAACTCCACTCGTTGGATCGGCCGCTGTTGCCATCTGGGTTCCCCGACCATGAGGTCATGGTCGGTGTTTCCCGCGACCGAAACGCTGGGATCATTGCTTTCATGGATGGAGATGTGGGGAACATCTTCACGGCTGGTATGCCTGGAAGTGAACCAGTGACTGCTTATTTTCTCGCCGGGCATCCGATGGAGTATCCAGAGAACTGCGAAGTCCCCATCGCGCTTGTGCGAGAGGCGCTGAAAGAGTTCCTATTGACAGGCGGGAACGTGCCAGCGTGCGTCGAATGGAAGACATCGGATTTGTGGTAA